A window of the Miscanthus floridulus cultivar M001 chromosome 14, ASM1932011v1, whole genome shotgun sequence genome harbors these coding sequences:
- the LOC136503386 gene encoding uncharacterized protein, with protein sequence MAKTLRDYSTPAVNVGDEKFNLRVGLITMVQATQFHGLPTEDANAHLQHFLELCDMIVIKDVTPESIWLHLFPFSLSGKAKQLFYKEKEAVKIWDKCSVVFLAKFFSMGKTNALRG encoded by the coding sequence ATGGCCAAGACCCTCCGTGACTACTCCACCCCCGCTGTCAATGTTGGGGATGAGAAATTTAATCTCCGCGTCGGCCTCATCACGATGGTGCAGGCAACCcaattccatggtttgccaaCCGAGGACGCTAACgcgcatctccaacacttcctcgagTTGTGTGACATGATCGTCATCAAGGACGTCACACCTGAGAGCATATGGCTCcacttgtttcccttctccctctcagGGAAAGCGAAGCAGTTGTTTTACAAGGAAAAGGAAGCCGTCAAGATATGGGACAAATGTTCCGTAGTGTTCCTTGCCAAATTCTTttccatgggcaaaaccaatgccctgagaGGATGA
- the LOC136503388 gene encoding uncharacterized protein: MAKTLRDYSTPAVANVIVGPAINVADDNFKLRVGLITMVQANQFLGLPSEDANTHLQHFLELCDMIVIKDVTPKSIKLHLFPFSLSGKAKQWFYKEKEAVKTWDKCSAAFLAKFFPMGKTNALRG; the protein is encoded by the coding sequence ATGGCCAAGACCCTACGTGACTACTCCACCCCCGCTGTTGCCAACGTGATCGTTGGGCCTGCTATTAACGTTGCGGATGATAACTTTAAGCTCCGCGTTGGCCTCATCACAatggtgcaggcaaaccaattCCTTGGTTTGCCAAGCGAGGACGCGAACacgcatctccaacacttcctcgagTTGTGTGACATGATCGTCATCAAGGACGTCACACCTAAGAGCATCAAGCTCcacttgtttcccttctccctctcggGGAAGGCGAAGCAGTGGTTTTACAAGGAAAAAGAAGCTGTCAAgacgtgggacaaatgttccgcAGCGTTCCTTGCCAAATTCtttcccatgggcaaaaccaatgccctgagaGGATGA